GGACTAATGTCGATAACCATATTATTATTAGGGTATTGGATCGTGGATATAAAGCAAATTCTTCCGGTATTGGAAGGGAAAAAATATAAAACATCACCATTATCTGAAACACGATCACGAGAAATACAACAACAAATACAGGCTTTTTTTGAAAATGAAGACTGGTATGTAATACCTAACTTTAAAATAGCAGATTTGTCAAAGACTATTGATGTACCATCTCATCATATCTCACAAGTATTGAGTGAGAAAATGAATTCTAATTTTTATGAAATTATGAATCATCATCGTATTAAAAAGGCTAAAAAGATGCTGCAATCTGGTGCACTACAGAAAATATCAGTTCAAGCTATAGGAGAAGAGTGTGGATTTAGTAGTAAAACCAGTTTTTACAGAGCATTTAAAAAAGTAACTTCGATGACGCCAACAGAATATCTGGGTAAAGATTTTTAAATAAAACACTGCTACAAATTAATTTTTAGTGATCTCAGAAAAGTAAAAGAGAATATAATATCACTAAGGTACCATGCTTTTTACTACAGCCCAGTTTCCTGTATCTTTAGATTCTTCAGAAGCCATTCCTATGGCTTGTAACTCTGCGACCAGATGTGCATTTGCAAAACTAGGATTCCCACTTTCTATTGCATCTAAAAAATGAGTAATCGATTCTCTCATTCCAGGCCAATCTGCATAAGGCTGCAATGCAGGGAAATATTCTATTAAAGATGTTTCTTTAGTTCTTAATTTCAGTTCTCCTGTTAAAATATCTATTTGGATATCTCCTTTACTGCCAATAATCTCTACCGTAATTACCAGTTTATCTACACTATCTATATTAACTTTTAGCTCACCCCAAATACCGTTATAATCAAAAAAACCAGAACTTCGACTTTGTCTTCTTCCATTGGTTCCATAACCATCCATAATAAGAACCCGGTTTGGAGTGGCATTTAGTACTATGTTAAGGACATGAACATACCAGAGTGATAAGCGATTGATATTTGTTATATCCTGATCAGGTTCTGGTCCCCAATTAGATCTTAAATCAATAGTTGCAGTTTGGATTTTTCCAATAGCTTCATTTTTTATGAGTTCTGCAGCTTTTGCTATAACAGGAATAAGCCCTAGTTCTAAATCGGCATGTGTGATTTGTGAAGCATTTACTAACTTTTTTAGCACTTTGGGGATCAAATCTCTGGTATGCCCAATAGGAGGTTCATAAAAGATAGCTTTGCCAGAATCTAAGGCTTTCATCACAATTTTACCATGCAAGGCATCAGGTACAGCAATCATTATGGCATCGATCGAAGGCGAATGTAGTAAATCTTCGTAATTGTTATATATATCTATGGTATCTCCAAATTGTGATTTGATAGCCGCGATGGTAGTATCACTTTTTGCAGAGATGGCAACGATATTGGCCCTGCCATCATATGTAAGAGCAGGTATATAAGCATCTTTGACCCAGTTGCCATAGCCTATGATTCCTATCTTTATTTTAGACATACTTATTTTTTTTATTTTTCTTAAAAACTATGATACATAAACCGATTTGCAAGAATAATGCGAGGCTATTGGTTGTCCATAAAGCGATTGCTTCAAATCGAAGGCCATAGATAGCCCAAAATGAATACACAAATAGCCAACCCATAACATAGCCAGGTGAAAGACTACTAGATTGCTTTGATTTATATTCTTTAATAATTTGAATAGCAGTTATAACGCAAACAAAAAAACCAATAGAAAAACCGATAATTTCAAATACTGATTCTGGTATAGATTGTAAAAAGTTCATTTTATATGGTTTTTATGATTGCACATGGATTTCCAAAAGCTAATGTATTATCAGGAATATCTTTGGTTACTACAGAACCTGCTCCTATGGTAACATTGTCACCGATAGTAACTCCGGGTAATATAACGCTGTTTCCACCGATCCATACATTATCTCCAATTTTTACAGGACTCGTTAATGTGGTGAAGGGAGCATTACCAGATTTTTGTATTCTATCAGAAGCTTTTACAGGATGCTTTGCAGTATATATCTGAACAAAAGGTGCAATTAATCCATTTTTTCCAATGGTTATTGTATTATCATCGATAAACATGCAATTGGTATTTATTACTGTGTTTTCTCCCACAGAAATATGTACTCCATAATCACAAAAAAAAGGTGATTCGATCCATGCACCATCTCCAATATGGCCTAATAAATCTGATAGTGTTTGTTTTTTACCTTCAGTATCTGTAGAATCCAGAGCATTGTATACCTGCATTAATTTTCTTGCATTATGATACATTTCGATTAATTCTGGATCTCTCGTATCATAGGATTCACCAGCCAACATTTTTTCTTTTTCGGTCATAGGCATGTTTTCTTAAATTAAATAATGACCGTACAAAATTAGCTTTGTTTGAGAAGAATATTTTTTACCTATGTTAAAAAATGTTGTTTAGCTCTTAATCTACTTAAAGTAACTTGAGTAACTCCCAAAAAAGAGGCGATATAGCCTAGCTTTACACGTTTAAATAAGTCAGATTTCTCTTTAGTAAAAGTATCATAACGTTCTTTGGCAGACTGTGTAGCCAGGGCAATGTGTCGTAATTCTAGATCAAGAAATGCTTTTTGATGTGCTATTCTGGACCAATTCGCAATTTCAATATTGGTTTTGTATAATAAGTTTAATTCATGTACGGGAATAGCGTATATAATAGAATCTTCTAATAAATCTACATATTCGAATCCCGGTTTATTTTCGTAACAACTTAACATAGAAAATGCTAATTCTCCTTCTTTACTAAACCAGGTAGTAGCTTCTTCTCCATCAATAATACAATAAGAACGAGTCAACCCTTTTTCTATGAAATAATAATTCTTATCAACGATCCCACTTTTAATAAGTACATGCTTTTTAGGAAGATGTAGTTTTGTCATTTTACTGGTTAAAGTGGCTATAGAAGCATCGCTTACAGCATACATACTTTTTATACTAGATATAATTTTTTTCACGTCCTTAAGATATAGTTCTTATTTCCAAAAGTAAGAATTTAGTATTATCCCTTACCTTATTTTGTATAATAAACGAATTCGGTATATCCCTTTTACCGTTTTGAACTGAAGTAGTTTTGATCAAAGACCTTTCAATTGTTAAAAACTATAAGTTGTATAGAGAGATTAGTTTGTGTTTATGTAGATTTCACATAGCTTTGAAAGGCTACTTTATAGGATTGTCCGATTGATAATTTAGTACCATTAATTGTTACCGAATGAGAATCAAAAGCCGAAATATGATTTACATTAATAATTGTTGATTTATGAATCTGGATAAACTTATTTCCTAATTCATCCAGGGCATTTTTAATTGATTGCCTGGCGAGAATATTTTTATCTTTAGTCATATAGCTTATATAATTACCATCTTTTTGAAGATATAAAATATCATCGATATTGGTTTTAAATTGTTGTTGGCCACTTTTTATATAGATGATGTCATTAGCTACTTCTTCTGATTTTGGTTCTTCAATAGTATCTTTAATTTTAAGTACTGCTTTCAGAAAACGTTCAAATGAAATGGGTTTTAATAAATAATCAGCAACCTGATATTCATAACTCTCTACGGCATACTCAGAATACGCTGTGGTTAATATAATTTTAGGAGATTTTTCTAGTGTTTTTATAAAAGAAATCCCCGATAATTGAGGCATATTAATATCCAGAAATATTAAATCTACATCGCACTCTTTTAAAAATACCAATGCTTCAATAGGATTTCTAAAACTACGAATGCATTCTACAAAAGATAACTTTTTGATATAACCTTGTAATAGCTCTATAGCATTAGGTTCATCATCTATAATTACAGTGGTAATCATATAGTAAGATTAATTTTTAATAGTATATAAAAGATATGCTCATCTTCTTTGATATCCAAACTATATTGATTAGGATAGATTAGGTTCAAGCGTTTTTTTACATTTTCTAAACCGATACCAGAGTATTTTTTTTCGAATTCGGTTTTTTTAAGATGATGTTTTGAGTTTTTAACTTCAAAATGTAGTAGGTTATCTTTAAACTCGAGTTTGATACGAATAAAAGATTTGGTCTGGATATCAAGACCATGTTTAAACGCATTCTCGACAAATGGAATTAACAGGGTAGGCGCAATTTTTGGGTCTTCATCATTTGTTTCTGTAATCAATGAAATTTCAAAAGGATCTTCTGTACTATATTTTAATTTTTGAAGAGCAATATAGTTTTCTATAAATTCAATTTCTTTTGAAAGTAATACTTGTTCTGCTTGAGTATCATAAATCATAAAGCGTAAAAGATCAGATAGTTTTGTTATCCCTGAAGAAGTCTCGGCATTTTCTGAAC
The sequence above is a segment of the Aquimarina spinulae genome. Coding sequences within it:
- a CDS encoding Gfo/Idh/MocA family protein, translating into MSKIKIGIIGYGNWVKDAYIPALTYDGRANIVAISAKSDTTIAAIKSQFGDTIDIYNNYEDLLHSPSIDAIMIAVPDALHGKIVMKALDSGKAIFYEPPIGHTRDLIPKVLKKLVNASQITHADLELGLIPVIAKAAELIKNEAIGKIQTATIDLRSNWGPEPDQDITNINRLSLWYVHVLNIVLNATPNRVLIMDGYGTNGRRQSRSSGFFDYNGIWGELKVNIDSVDKLVITVEIIGSKGDIQIDILTGELKLRTKETSLIEYFPALQPYADWPGMRESITHFLDAIESGNPSFANAHLVAELQAIGMASEESKDTGNWAVVKSMVP
- a CDS encoding SemiSWEET family transporter, with translation MNFLQSIPESVFEIIGFSIGFFVCVITAIQIIKEYKSKQSSSLSPGYVMGWLFVYSFWAIYGLRFEAIALWTTNSLALFLQIGLCIIVFKKNKKNKYV
- a CDS encoding sugar O-acetyltransferase: MTEKEKMLAGESYDTRDPELIEMYHNARKLMQVYNALDSTDTEGKKQTLSDLLGHIGDGAWIESPFFCDYGVHISVGENTVINTNCMFIDDNTITIGKNGLIAPFVQIYTAKHPVKASDRIQKSGNAPFTTLTSPVKIGDNVWIGGNSVILPGVTIGDNVTIGAGSVVTKDIPDNTLAFGNPCAIIKTI
- a CDS encoding Crp/Fnr family transcriptional regulator is translated as MKKIISSIKSMYAVSDASIATLTSKMTKLHLPKKHVLIKSGIVDKNYYFIEKGLTRSYCIIDGEEATTWFSKEGELAFSMLSCYENKPGFEYVDLLEDSIIYAIPVHELNLLYKTNIEIANWSRIAHQKAFLDLELRHIALATQSAKERYDTFTKEKSDLFKRVKLGYIASFLGVTQVTLSRLRAKQHFLT
- a CDS encoding LytR/AlgR family response regulator transcription factor, coding for MITTVIIDDEPNAIELLQGYIKKLSFVECIRSFRNPIEALVFLKECDVDLIFLDINMPQLSGISFIKTLEKSPKIILTTAYSEYAVESYEYQVADYLLKPISFERFLKAVLKIKDTIEEPKSEEVANDIIYIKSGQQQFKTNIDDILYLQKDGNYISYMTKDKNILARQSIKNALDELGNKFIQIHKSTIINVNHISAFDSHSVTINGTKLSIGQSYKVAFQSYVKST